One genomic window of Paeniglutamicibacter sp. Y32M11 includes the following:
- a CDS encoding cation diffusion facilitator family transporter translates to MSATGGSKAVIAALAANLTIALFKFVAWAVTSSSSMLAEAIHSVADSGNQLLLLLGGKKSRREADEAHPFGYGRERYVYSFIVSIVLFSLGGLFALYEAWQKFQHPHGIEGRWWWVPLAVLIGAIAAESFSFRTAIREANPQRGQQSWVSFIRTAKAPELPVVLLEDFGALIGLVLALCGVSLTLLTGNGIYDAAGTACIGLLLVMIAIVLAIETKSLLLGESARDHVVQAITAAITANGAKLIHLKTLHLGPEEILVAAKVSVPLNSTGAQIAAAIDEAEERIRAAVKLSCVIYIEPDIMVNQNSETEGK, encoded by the coding sequence ATGTCGGCTACTGGTGGATCCAAGGCCGTGATTGCGGCACTTGCCGCAAACCTGACCATCGCGCTGTTCAAGTTCGTGGCGTGGGCCGTGACTAGCTCATCCTCGATGTTGGCGGAGGCCATCCACTCGGTGGCCGACTCCGGGAATCAACTCCTGCTGCTTTTGGGTGGGAAGAAGTCCCGACGGGAAGCCGACGAGGCGCATCCCTTTGGCTACGGGCGTGAACGCTACGTTTACTCCTTCATTGTCTCCATCGTGCTCTTCAGTCTCGGTGGACTCTTTGCACTCTATGAGGCCTGGCAGAAATTCCAGCACCCCCATGGCATCGAGGGGCGCTGGTGGTGGGTTCCGCTCGCGGTGCTGATCGGCGCGATCGCTGCCGAGTCATTCTCTTTCCGCACCGCCATCAGGGAAGCAAATCCCCAGCGTGGCCAACAGTCTTGGGTATCGTTTATCCGCACGGCGAAGGCACCCGAGCTGCCGGTGGTTCTGCTCGAAGACTTCGGTGCGCTCATCGGTCTGGTTCTGGCGTTGTGCGGCGTCAGCTTGACGTTGCTGACCGGCAACGGGATATACGACGCGGCCGGCACCGCCTGCATTGGCCTGCTGCTGGTGATGATCGCCATCGTGTTGGCCATTGAGACTAAATCTCTGCTGCTCGGTGAATCGGCGCGGGACCACGTCGTGCAGGCCATCACCGCTGCCATCACCGCCAACGGGGCCAAACTGATCCACCTCAAGACCCTGCATCTTGGGCCAGAAGAAATCTTGGTGGCGGCAAAGGTATCGGTCCCGCTCAACTCCACCGGCGCCCAGATCGCCGCCGCCATCGATGAAGCGGAAGAACGCATTCGTGCGGCGGTTAAGCTCAGCTGCGTGATCTACATCGAACCCGACATCATGGTGAACCAGAATTCCGAAACGGAAGGAAAATAG
- a CDS encoding DUF4157 domain-containing protein, with protein MENRERLRQVCNAINLSTLSGLGLARATGCEITRGPRGLILARFYRPALPKAGAFTVGNVIFFRPSLSGAEQRRELLSHEETHATQYAWCLGLPFLPLYFLAAGYSLLRTGDPASRNVFERGANLQAGGYLERPTRKLLPVIAARLRRHPAVTPTSSGDTQ; from the coding sequence ATGGAGAACCGGGAACGCCTACGCCAGGTCTGTAACGCGATAAATCTCAGCACGCTCAGCGGACTGGGCCTAGCCCGCGCCACCGGCTGCGAAATCACTCGTGGTCCTCGGGGCCTCATCCTGGCCCGTTTTTACCGACCGGCCTTGCCCAAGGCCGGGGCCTTCACGGTGGGGAACGTTATTTTTTTCCGTCCGTCCCTCAGCGGAGCGGAACAGCGTCGCGAATTGCTCAGTCACGAGGAAACACACGCTACCCAGTACGCCTGGTGTCTGGGCTTGCCCTTCCTCCCCTTGTACTTTCTGGCGGCAGGATATTCGCTTCTGCGCACCGGCGATCCAGCATCAAGAAATGTGTTTGAACGCGGAGCCAATCTGCAGGCCGGCGGGTATCTGGAGCGGCCCACGCGTAAATTACTCCCGGTTATCGCCGCACGGTTGCGCAGGCACCCGGCAGTCACCCCCACGAGCTCAGGAGACACCCAGTGA
- the pheS gene encoding phenylalanine--tRNA ligase subunit alpha, whose amino-acid sequence MSEPTSPEVDVNNAHTPVVPHPTDEAGIDVAVQAALVAFAAASNLDELKSARLAHTGEKSPLSLANREIGHLDKSEKAVAGKLMGASRGRVNKALAARTVVLEEEDAARILLEETVDVTAAPRRRRAGARHPLSTLQDRVSDIFVGMGWEIADGPEIESEWFNFDALNFAPDHPAREMQDTFFIDPVDSHLLLRTHTSPVQVRSMLERELPIYVLCPGRVYRTDELDATHTPVFHQFEGLAIDKNLTMADLRGTLEHFARQMFGDDASIRLRPNFFPFTEPSAELDIWHAGAKGGPRWIEWGGCGMVNPNVLRAAGIDPEEYSGFAFGMGIERTLMFRNEVPDMHDMIEGDIRFSEHFGMEI is encoded by the coding sequence ATGTCTGAACCCACGAGCCCGGAAGTGGACGTCAATAACGCTCACACACCGGTCGTTCCGCACCCCACCGACGAGGCAGGCATCGATGTTGCCGTGCAGGCGGCACTTGTTGCATTTGCCGCCGCGAGCAACCTGGATGAGCTGAAAAGCGCACGCCTGGCCCACACCGGAGAGAAGTCCCCGTTGTCCCTGGCCAACCGCGAAATCGGCCACCTGGATAAGAGTGAGAAGGCCGTTGCCGGCAAGCTCATGGGAGCCTCACGCGGACGCGTGAACAAGGCACTGGCAGCTCGTACCGTGGTGCTCGAGGAGGAAGATGCTGCGCGCATCCTCCTTGAGGAGACGGTAGATGTCACCGCCGCCCCGCGCCGCCGCCGTGCCGGTGCCCGACACCCGCTCTCCACGCTGCAGGACCGCGTCTCGGACATCTTCGTGGGCATGGGCTGGGAAATCGCCGATGGACCGGAAATCGAATCCGAGTGGTTCAACTTCGACGCCCTGAACTTCGCCCCGGATCATCCGGCCCGCGAAATGCAGGACACCTTCTTCATTGACCCGGTAGATTCGCACCTCTTGCTGCGCACCCACACCTCCCCGGTACAGGTGCGTTCGATGCTCGAGCGCGAGTTGCCGATCTACGTCTTGTGCCCGGGGCGCGTTTACCGCACCGATGAACTGGACGCCACCCACACCCCGGTCTTCCACCAGTTCGAGGGCTTGGCCATCGACAAGAACCTGACCATGGCCGATCTTCGTGGCACCCTGGAGCACTTCGCGCGGCAGATGTTCGGCGATGACGCCTCCATCCGCCTGCGCCCGAACTTCTTCCCGTTCACCGAGCCCAGCGCCGAGCTGGACATCTGGCATGCCGGTGCCAAGGGTGGACCGCGTTGGATCGAATGGGGTGGCTGCGGCATGGTCAACCCCAATGTGTTGCGTGCCGCAGGCATTGACCCGGAAGAATACTCCGGCTTCGCCTTCGGCATGGGCATCGAGCGGACCCTGATGTTCCGCAATGAGGTCCCGGACATGCACGACATGATCGAGGGCGATATTCGGTTCAGCGAGCACTTCGGGATGGAGATCTAA
- a CDS encoding pyroglutamyl-peptidase I, whose protein sequence is MILLTGFEPFASSDFNPSIVIARHAEKILREQGHEAVAAELPCVFAQAPRLLHELITLHRPQVVLSLGLAQGREKLGMEKVAINLIDARIADNAGARPIDVPVLADGPAAYFSTLPLKAALQELGSENVEISYSAGTYVCNQVFYSLMHQSRTDPEIRAGFIHVPWVAAHDAQLLVHARAVAQIAVLALAGANEPRLSAGKED, encoded by the coding sequence TTGATCCTGCTCACCGGCTTTGAGCCATTTGCGAGCAGCGACTTCAATCCATCAATTGTCATCGCGCGGCACGCGGAGAAGATTCTGAGAGAACAGGGTCACGAAGCCGTGGCCGCGGAATTGCCCTGTGTTTTTGCGCAAGCTCCGCGCCTGCTTCACGAGCTGATCACGTTGCATCGCCCGCAGGTGGTGCTCAGCCTGGGCTTGGCTCAGGGTCGGGAAAAGCTGGGCATGGAGAAAGTTGCCATTAACCTGATCGATGCCCGCATCGCCGACAATGCTGGCGCTCGGCCGATCGATGTCCCGGTGCTCGCCGACGGGCCAGCCGCCTACTTTTCTACTCTTCCGCTGAAGGCGGCGCTCCAAGAATTGGGCTCCGAAAACGTGGAAATCTCTTATTCGGCCGGTACCTATGTCTGCAATCAGGTATTTTATTCACTCATGCACCAGAGTCGGACCGATCCAGAGATCCGAGCCGGTTTCATCCACGTGCCCTGGGTAGCTGCCCATGACGCACAATTGCTGGTCCACGCCCGGGCGGTGGCGCAGATAGCCGTCCTTGCCTTAGCAGGCGCAAACGAACCACGACTCAGCGCCGGAAAAGAAGACTAA
- a CDS encoding (deoxy)nucleoside triphosphate pyrophosphohydrolase, which produces MPYKQIVAAAIVDSLVAPTKLLAARRTAPPALAGMWEFPGGKLEVGEECTEGVKRELREELGIEVELGSEIFGPIPEGWVLNESAAMRVWFAQITGGVPDTLEDHDQLAWVELEKQALEALSWIPADFPIVRAVLADTMAGATR; this is translated from the coding sequence ATGCCCTACAAACAAATTGTTGCAGCTGCCATCGTTGATTCCTTGGTGGCACCCACCAAGCTGTTGGCAGCCCGTCGCACAGCTCCGCCGGCACTGGCCGGGATGTGGGAGTTTCCGGGAGGAAAGCTCGAAGTGGGGGAGGAGTGCACCGAGGGCGTGAAGCGAGAATTACGCGAGGAACTGGGAATCGAGGTGGAACTTGGTTCGGAGATTTTTGGCCCCATCCCCGAGGGCTGGGTGCTCAATGAGAGTGCAGCGATGCGTGTCTGGTTTGCGCAGATCACCGGCGGCGTCCCCGATACCTTGGAGGATCACGACCAATTAGCCTGGGTCGAGCTGGAAAAACAAGCCCTTGAGGCACTCAGCTGGATTCCCGCCGATTTTCCCATCGTGCGTGCGGTGTTAGCCGACACCATGGCCGGGGCCACTCGTTGA
- a CDS encoding penicillin-binding transpeptidase domain-containing protein → MSRVLRRIALPTAAFLMLGSLAACTNAAPTPDATANQLATSLQSLDFAGLSLAGADATTVSTELGEALAPLESIPRTVTLESVTEDEGSKDPNTATATLKTVWDIDASDTDWSYTTQGTLELNDESDSWELRYSPELAVPGLAAGQYVAKRNTAAARGDILGNNNQGLVTERPVLRIGIDKNALDPSKWETSAKKLAALVEIDAPAYAKSVAAAGPKAFVQAIVLRDDKDRTVTDAQLDAIDGVLAQPGTVPLAKSRNFARAILGTVGEASAEIVAESKGSISAGQQVGLSGLQKEYQDTLAGTKGYSISIFDKDKNEVSSLLTAEAVDGKSLKTTLDLDMQTLAESLLADSASDSALVAVRPSDGAILAAAAGPETNAANTALLGKYAPGSTFKVITALAMLRSGDTPTTTVDCPATLSVDGKAFKNYDGYPSSALGSIPLSEALAQSCNTVFLTGATKVKAAALSDAAASLGLNLSPSTGAAAFLGSVPDTSTGTELAANGIGQGVVEASALGMATVAASVKNGATVYPHLVVDPAPAKAPKPKNPLTKDEAKALSGMMSEVVDHGTLKELAKVPGGTIIGKSGTAEYDEERNAHAWVIASQGDLAVAVFVGDGSGGAQTAGPIVADFLTKSQ, encoded by the coding sequence ATGTCACGCGTTCTTCGAAGAATTGCCCTGCCCACGGCCGCCTTTCTGATGCTGGGCTCGCTGGCAGCCTGCACAAATGCCGCCCCCACGCCCGATGCCACGGCAAATCAACTGGCCACCTCCCTGCAGTCCCTGGACTTCGCTGGCCTGAGCTTGGCCGGGGCCGATGCCACCACCGTATCTACCGAACTCGGCGAGGCGCTGGCACCCCTGGAGTCGATCCCACGCACCGTCACCCTGGAATCGGTGACCGAGGACGAGGGATCAAAGGACCCCAACACGGCCACCGCCACGCTGAAAACGGTGTGGGACATTGATGCCAGCGACACCGACTGGAGCTATACAACCCAAGGCACCCTCGAACTTAATGATGAGTCCGATTCGTGGGAGCTGCGTTACTCCCCCGAGCTGGCAGTCCCTGGCCTAGCCGCGGGTCAATACGTGGCCAAGCGCAACACCGCCGCTGCGCGCGGCGATATTCTCGGCAACAACAACCAGGGACTGGTCACCGAGCGGCCGGTGCTGCGCATCGGCATCGATAAAAACGCCCTGGACCCGTCCAAGTGGGAGACCTCGGCCAAAAAGCTGGCCGCCTTGGTGGAGATTGATGCGCCGGCCTATGCCAAGTCCGTCGCCGCCGCCGGCCCCAAGGCTTTCGTCCAGGCCATCGTGCTGCGTGATGACAAGGACCGAACCGTCACCGACGCTCAACTCGACGCGATCGACGGGGTGCTGGCCCAGCCGGGCACCGTGCCGCTGGCCAAGAGCCGCAACTTCGCCCGGGCCATTCTGGGCACCGTGGGCGAGGCCAGCGCTGAAATCGTCGCCGAGTCCAAGGGAAGCATCAGCGCCGGACAACAGGTGGGCCTCTCGGGCCTGCAAAAGGAGTACCAGGACACCTTGGCCGGTACCAAGGGCTACTCCATCTCGATCTTCGACAAGGACAAAAACGAAGTCTCCTCGCTGCTCACCGCCGAGGCCGTTGATGGCAAAAGCCTGAAGACCACCCTGGATCTGGACATGCAGACCCTGGCCGAGTCACTGCTGGCTGACTCGGCCAGCGACAGCGCGCTGGTGGCGGTGCGACCCTCGGACGGTGCCATCTTGGCCGCCGCGGCGGGACCGGAGACCAACGCGGCGAACACGGCACTACTGGGCAAGTACGCCCCGGGATCAACGTTTAAGGTCATCACGGCACTGGCCATGTTGCGCTCGGGCGACACCCCCACCACGACTGTCGACTGCCCGGCGACCCTGTCGGTGGATGGCAAGGCGTTCAAGAACTACGACGGTTACCCCTCCAGCGCGCTGGGCAGCATCCCACTCTCCGAGGCCCTGGCACAATCGTGTAATACCGTGTTCCTGACCGGCGCCACCAAGGTGAAGGCCGCCGCCCTCTCGGACGCTGCCGCCTCGCTGGGTCTGAACCTGAGCCCCTCCACCGGTGCAGCAGCATTCCTCGGCTCGGTGCCAGATACCTCCACCGGCACCGAACTGGCAGCCAATGGCATCGGCCAGGGTGTTGTTGAAGCCTCCGCGCTAGGTATGGCCACGGTGGCAGCGTCGGTGAAAAACGGCGCGACCGTCTACCCGCATCTGGTGGTGGATCCGGCGCCGGCTAAAGCGCCGAAGCCCAAGAACCCACTGACCAAGGATGAGGCCAAAGCACTATCGGGCATGATGTCCGAGGTCGTAGATCATGGCACGCTCAAGGAGCTCGCCAAGGTCCCCGGTGGCACCATCATCGGCAAGAGCGGAACGGCCGAGTACGACGAGGAACGCAACGCACATGCCTGGGTCATCGCTTCCCAAGGTGATCTGGCCGTTGCGGTATTCGTTGGCGACGGCAGTGGTGGCGCGCAGACGGCCGGCCCAATCGTGGCCGATTTCCTCACCAAGAGTCAGTAG
- a CDS encoding SIMPL domain-containing protein — translation MNHNNSITVQGSASASAVPDTMSLSLAVENHHAQAAEAFEQVSAGAQSLITAVLSVAPETNLSTSGVTLSARTAWRDEMNVLLGYDASTTLEATSVPLDAISAVLAAAVETGGDDLRIHSLRSEVSDPISALRAARELAFNDAHTKAAELAQLAGRHLGQALQIRETGPDSAVPLQRAGLRAMAAKSMPVLAGSQELAVNLEIQWELLDHGQAPAED, via the coding sequence GTGAACCACAACAACAGCATCACCGTGCAAGGCAGCGCCAGCGCCAGCGCCGTCCCGGATACGATGAGCCTTTCTCTTGCCGTAGAGAACCACCACGCGCAGGCGGCAGAGGCCTTCGAGCAGGTTTCCGCTGGTGCGCAATCGCTGATCACCGCGGTGCTGAGTGTCGCCCCTGAAACCAACTTGTCCACCAGCGGGGTCACGCTCTCTGCGCGGACGGCCTGGCGCGATGAGATGAATGTGCTGTTGGGCTACGACGCATCAACCACTCTCGAAGCCACGTCCGTTCCCCTCGACGCCATTTCGGCGGTCTTGGCAGCCGCCGTAGAGACCGGAGGCGATGACCTGCGGATCCATTCACTGCGTTCGGAGGTTTCGGATCCCATCAGTGCACTGCGGGCCGCCCGCGAGCTGGCCTTCAACGACGCTCATACCAAGGCGGCAGAACTGGCACAGCTGGCCGGGCGGCACCTGGGGCAGGCGCTGCAGATCCGCGAAACCGGACCCGACTCGGCCGTGCCCCTGCAACGTGCCGGGCTCCGAGCCATGGCCGCTAAGTCCATGCCGGTGCTTGCCGGATCCCAGGAACTTGCGGTGAACTTAGAAATACAGTGGGAACTTCTGGATCATGGGCAAGCGCCAGCGGAGGATTAG
- the pheT gene encoding phenylalanine--tRNA ligase subunit beta, whose protein sequence is MRIPLSWLREYAQVPAEASAEDVMAELVKVGLEEEDVHRPSDSISGPIVVGQVLSLVKEEQTNGKTINWCQVRVVPEGATQNLTNEGIDPSGVQGIICGAHNFVEGDKVVVTLPGAVLPGDFRITPRKTYGHISAGMIASARELGLGEDHDGIIVLSNLGLDPEVGTDAMELLGLYDQAAEINVTPDRSYAFSIRGVAREYAHATNTPFTDPASLVTVDTATAPGHQVTLADAAGIYGKAGCDRFITRKVTNVNAALPTPPWMASRLNLAGMRSISLIVDISNYVMLELGQPLHFYDADQLTGGITVRRATEGETLTTLDAKVRKLHVEDLLITDESGAIGIAGVMGGSATEVSGTTTNVLIEAAHFEAISIARSRRRHKLPSEASKRYERGVDWQVADKAAQRAVDLLVQLAGGTATTEITDAGTAPEPTVINLPADFASALIGIDYTAEQVTWALSEIGAELEATADGYSVTAPSWRPDLTTKQDLVEEIARLVGYHLIPSTLPTAPPGRGFSRVQGQRRRVVAALADSGLTEVLSYPFVTAVQNNTFGAPVAGEVKAVKLNNPMSSEFGFMRTSMLPGLLGIARRNHGRGFRDLALYEAGLVFLPGDTLGTATIPPVGIKPSEAELEALYGGLPHQPMHIAAVLSGNDSPVAAAHTPRVYDWADALDTALLVADVLGVEVVTSQGAHQAFHPGRTAALALRDGTHLGYAGELHPKLLAELDLPARTVAMEINVDELFEAAADVIVAKEISTFPISTQDVALVVDQSVVASDVLETLREGAGELLEDIALFDVYTGTGIEDGKKSLAFGLRFRATDRTLTADEASEARAAAVALAAERFAAVQR, encoded by the coding sequence ATGCGTATTCCACTTTCATGGCTGCGCGAATACGCGCAGGTTCCCGCCGAAGCTTCGGCCGAGGACGTTATGGCCGAACTGGTTAAGGTCGGTCTTGAGGAAGAGGACGTTCACCGTCCCAGCGATTCCATCTCCGGTCCCATCGTGGTGGGTCAGGTGCTCTCCCTGGTGAAGGAAGAGCAGACCAACGGCAAGACCATTAACTGGTGCCAGGTTCGTGTGGTGCCCGAGGGCGCAACACAAAACCTCACCAACGAGGGTATCGATCCCTCGGGTGTGCAGGGCATCATCTGCGGTGCACACAACTTCGTGGAGGGTGACAAGGTTGTTGTCACGCTTCCGGGCGCCGTGCTGCCCGGGGACTTCCGGATTACCCCGCGTAAGACCTATGGTCATATTTCGGCCGGCATGATCGCCTCCGCACGCGAGCTGGGCCTCGGCGAAGACCACGATGGCATCATCGTGCTCTCGAATCTGGGTCTTGACCCGGAGGTCGGCACCGACGCGATGGAACTGTTGGGTCTCTACGATCAGGCAGCAGAAATCAACGTCACCCCGGACCGTTCCTACGCGTTCTCCATCCGTGGGGTGGCCCGCGAATACGCGCACGCCACCAACACCCCCTTCACCGATCCTGCCTCCTTGGTCACCGTGGATACCGCCACCGCACCGGGTCACCAGGTGACCTTGGCCGATGCCGCGGGGATCTACGGCAAGGCCGGCTGCGATCGCTTCATCACGCGCAAGGTCACCAACGTGAATGCGGCGCTGCCCACCCCACCGTGGATGGCTAGCCGACTGAATCTGGCTGGCATGCGTTCGATCTCCCTGATCGTGGATATTTCCAACTACGTCATGTTGGAACTGGGTCAGCCGCTGCACTTCTACGACGCGGATCAGCTCACCGGTGGTATCACCGTGCGCCGGGCCACCGAGGGTGAGACGCTGACGACCCTCGATGCCAAGGTGCGCAAGCTGCACGTCGAGGATCTGTTGATCACCGATGAATCCGGTGCCATTGGCATTGCCGGAGTCATGGGTGGATCTGCCACCGAGGTTTCCGGAACCACCACCAACGTGCTCATCGAGGCAGCTCACTTCGAAGCGATCTCCATTGCGCGTTCGCGTCGTCGCCACAAGCTGCCCTCCGAGGCTTCCAAGCGTTACGAACGCGGAGTGGACTGGCAGGTGGCTGACAAGGCCGCCCAGCGTGCCGTGGACCTCTTGGTTCAGCTGGCCGGTGGCACCGCCACCACCGAGATCACCGATGCGGGTACCGCTCCGGAACCAACGGTGATCAACCTGCCCGCAGATTTCGCCTCGGCACTGATCGGGATCGACTACACCGCCGAACAGGTGACCTGGGCACTGAGCGAAATTGGTGCCGAGCTTGAGGCCACCGCGGACGGCTACAGCGTCACGGCACCGTCATGGCGCCCGGACCTCACCACCAAGCAGGACCTAGTGGAGGAAATTGCGCGTCTGGTGGGTTACCACCTGATTCCTTCCACCCTTCCCACGGCACCTCCGGGCCGCGGTTTCTCCCGGGTGCAGGGCCAGCGTCGTCGTGTGGTTGCTGCCCTAGCGGACTCGGGCCTGACCGAGGTCCTCTCCTACCCGTTCGTTACGGCGGTGCAGAACAACACCTTCGGTGCGCCCGTGGCCGGCGAGGTCAAGGCCGTAAAGCTGAATAACCCGATGTCTTCGGAGTTCGGATTCATGCGGACCTCGATGCTGCCGGGCCTGCTGGGCATTGCCCGTCGCAACCACGGTCGCGGCTTCCGCGATCTGGCACTCTACGAGGCCGGACTGGTCTTCCTGCCCGGAGATACCCTGGGCACGGCAACGATCCCGCCGGTGGGCATCAAGCCCTCTGAGGCAGAGCTCGAGGCACTGTACGGCGGTCTGCCGCACCAGCCGATGCACATTGCCGCTGTCCTCAGCGGCAACGATTCGCCGGTTGCCGCAGCGCACACCCCGCGCGTCTACGACTGGGCCGATGCCCTGGATACCGCACTGCTGGTCGCCGACGTGTTGGGCGTTGAGGTGGTTACCTCGCAGGGGGCCCACCAGGCCTTCCACCCGGGCCGTACCGCCGCACTTGCACTGCGCGACGGCACGCACCTTGGTTATGCCGGTGAGCTGCACCCGAAGCTGCTGGCGGAACTCGATCTGCCGGCCCGCACCGTGGCCATGGAAATCAACGTTGACGAGCTTTTTGAAGCCGCAGCGGATGTCATTGTGGCCAAGGAAATTTCGACCTTCCCGATCTCCACTCAGGACGTTGCCCTGGTTGTTGATCAGAGCGTGGTGGCTTCGGACGTACTCGAAACCTTGCGTGAGGGTGCAGGGGAGCTGTTGGAAGACATTGCTCTCTTCGACGTGTACACCGGTACCGGCATCGAGGACGGCAAAAAGTCATTGGCCTTCGGCCTGCGCTTCCGCGCCACCGACCGCACGCTGACCGCCGATGAGGCCTCCGAGGCGCGTGCCGCGGCGGTGGCACTTGCCGCCGAGCGATTCGCGGCCGTGCAGCGCTAA
- the rplT gene encoding 50S ribosomal protein L20 has product MARVKRAVNAHKKRRVILERAKGYRGQRSRLYKKAKEQLLHSFVYSYGDRRKRKGNFRRLWIQRINAASRANGMTYNRLIQGLKAAAVEVDRRMLAELAVSDAKAFAVLVEVAKSALPADVNAPAAAAEAPVAPAAKKAPAKKAAKAAAPAAEKAEVEGAVKAVEGEAAPEGFVIKGNAQSNKYHVPGSTWYDQTDAEYWFNSVEAAKAAGFEPAGGESRQQIKDA; this is encoded by the coding sequence GTGGCACGTGTGAAGCGGGCGGTCAACGCCCATAAGAAGCGTCGCGTCATTCTTGAACGCGCAAAGGGTTACCGCGGACAGCGTTCGCGCCTGTACAAGAAGGCGAAGGAGCAGCTGCTCCACTCGTTCGTGTACAGCTACGGCGACCGTCGCAAGCGTAAGGGCAACTTCCGTCGCCTGTGGATCCAGCGCATCAACGCTGCATCCCGCGCCAACGGCATGACCTACAACCGCTTGATCCAGGGCCTGAAGGCTGCTGCGGTTGAGGTTGACCGTCGTATGCTCGCCGAGCTGGCTGTCTCGGATGCCAAGGCATTCGCAGTACTGGTAGAGGTTGCCAAGAGCGCCCTTCCGGCAGACGTCAACGCTCCGGCAGCTGCTGCCGAGGCTCCGGTTGCTCCGGCCGCCAAGAAGGCTCCGGCCAAGAAGGCTGCAAAGGCTGCCGCTCCGGCCGCCGAGAAGGCTGAAGTTGAAGGTGCCGTCAAGGCCGTCGAAGGCGAAGCTGCTCCGGAAGGCTTTGTCATCAAGGGCAACGCCCAGTCGAACAAGTACCACGTACCGGGCTCGACCTGGTACGACCAGACCGACGCCGAATACTGGTTCAACTCTGTTGAAGCAGCCAAGGCAGCCGGCTTCGAGCCTGCAGGTGGCGAATCCCGCCAGCAGATCAAAGATGCCTAG
- a CDS encoding RNA methyltransferase, with amino-acid sequence MNRPGYYDEPMNNLGAERVREVSRLATKSGRAHSGEFLAEGPQAVREALRQHLENAENNRDAVVNTIYATDDCLDRYPEFEEMAAKAKGVRSRVVSPEVLAGMADTVTPQGIVAVCRIPEISLQDVVAAKPRLVAVLCRVQDPGNAGTILRAADAAGADAFILTGGSVDIYNPKAVRSTVGSLFHLPIVTNVSLEETVEAFKNAGSTVLAADGYGATNLDTLLDATAARRADLETPDAPDMPVLENPTVWLFGNEGAGLNEAELARADHRVAVPLYGVAESLNVGTAAAVCMYASARAQRTS; translated from the coding sequence ATGAACCGCCCTGGATACTACGACGAACCCATGAATAACCTCGGTGCCGAACGCGTGCGTGAAGTTTCGCGCCTGGCCACAAAGAGTGGACGTGCCCACAGCGGCGAGTTCCTGGCCGAAGGCCCGCAGGCCGTGCGCGAGGCACTGCGCCAGCACCTCGAGAACGCCGAGAACAACCGCGACGCGGTAGTGAACACCATTTATGCCACCGACGATTGCCTCGATCGGTACCCCGAATTTGAAGAAATGGCTGCCAAGGCCAAGGGCGTACGCAGCCGCGTCGTCAGCCCCGAGGTCCTGGCCGGCATGGCCGATACCGTGACCCCACAGGGCATCGTGGCAGTCTGCCGAATCCCCGAAATCAGCCTCCAGGACGTTGTTGCGGCCAAACCGCGCCTCGTCGCGGTGCTGTGCCGCGTCCAGGATCCGGGAAATGCCGGAACCATTCTGCGTGCGGCCGATGCCGCAGGTGCCGACGCGTTTATCCTCACCGGCGGCAGCGTGGATATCTATAACCCCAAGGCCGTCCGCTCCACCGTTGGGTCCCTCTTCCACTTGCCGATCGTCACCAACGTCTCCCTCGAGGAAACCGTGGAGGCCTTCAAAAACGCCGGAAGCACCGTTTTGGCAGCCGACGGTTACGGAGCAACCAATCTCGATACGCTTCTTGACGCCACCGCCGCGCGACGCGCTGATCTCGAGACTCCCGATGCACCGGATATGCCGGTTCTGGAGAACCCCACCGTCTGGCTCTTCGGTAATGAAGGTGCGGGACTCAACGAAGCGGAACTTGCCAGGGCCGATCACCGCGTCGCCGTGCCGCTGTATGGTGTTGCCGAGTCGCTGAACGTTGGAACGGCCGCGGCCGTGTGCATGTACGCCTCGGCGCGGGCACAGCGCACCAGCTAA
- the rpmI gene encoding 50S ribosomal protein L35, whose amino-acid sequence MPKFKTHSGAKKRFKLTGSGKLVRQQANRRHYLEHKSSRLTRRLASDQLVAKADVKTIKRMLGI is encoded by the coding sequence ATGCCGAAGTTCAAGACCCACAGTGGCGCCAAGAAGCGCTTCAAGCTCACCGGTAGCGGCAAGCTCGTGCGCCAGCAGGCTAACCGCCGCCACTACCTGGAGCACAAGTCTTCACGACTTACCCGTCGCCTGGCTTCTGACCAGTTGGTCGCCAAGGCGGACGTAAAGACCATCAAGCGGATGCTCGGTATCTAA